The DNA sequence ATCATCGACGATGAAGAAACCCTGGCCAGAAATATCCGCACCTACCTGACTCGCCACGGTTATGAAGCCCGCATAGCCGGCAGTGGTGAGGAAGGCCTGGCTGCGTTGGACAGTTTTAATCCCGATCTGGTCTTGCTCGATTTCCAGTTGCCGGGCATGGACGGTCTGGAGATCCTGCGCCGTATCCGCACTGCCGCTCGTCATGTCAAAGTAGTGATGATGACCGCTCATGGCGGGGTGCCGGTCGCGGTGGACGCTATGAAAGCCGGCGCTTACGACTACCTGACCAAGCCATTGGCGCTCAGCGAACTCAAGTTGCTGCTCGACAAGGCGATCGGCCAGGAACAACTGGAAGGCGCGCTCGCTTACTATCAGAACCGGCAGGCGGAGCGCAGCGGACTGAATAAACTGCTTGGGGAATCGCCGCCCATGCAGGCGCTCAAGCGCAAAATTCAGCAGTTCATCGACGCAGAGGAGCGGCTGACGGAGGGCGAGCCGCCGGCGGTGTTGATCACCGGCGAAACTGGAGCCGGCAAGGAACTGGTGGCGCGCGCCTTTCATTTCGAGGGACCACGCCGCGACCGACCCTTTGTCGAATTGAACTGCGCGTCTATCCCCACGCCACTCCTTGAAGCCGAATTATTCGGTTTCGAGCGCGGCGCTTTCACCGACGCCAAGGAACGCAAACTGGGATTGGTGGAAACCGCGAACGGCGGCACCCTGTTTCTGGACGAAATTGGTGAGATGGAACCGGTGCTGCAAGCCAAGTTGCTCAAATTGCTGGAGGATCGTCGCCTGTGCCGGTTAGGCGGTCTGCGCGACCAGAAAGTGGATATCCGCGTAATTGCCGCTACTCATCAGCCTCTGGAAGAACGGGTTCGGCAAGGGTCGTTTCGCTCGGATTTGTTCTTTCGCCTGCGCATCATTTTGGGGTGCCGCCGCTGCGCGAGCGCGGCGAGGACATCGCTCTGCTGACCCAGGCTTTTCTAGTTCATCTGGGGCGACGCTATGGCCGCACCGGGTTACAGCTGACCCCGGCGGCTGAGCAGGCGCTGCAACGCTATACTTGGCCGGGCAATGTGCGGGAATTACGCAACAGCATCGAACATGCCGTGTTACTGGCGGACGAGGGCGTAATCGACGTGGGTCATCTCGCGCTCTGCCCGGCGCTGTCATCAGCGCTGCCTCGTGATGACTCCGCCCTGATTCCCGGTTCAGACTTTCCTGAAGAGGGCATCGATCTGGAAAAACTGGAGCAACGGCTGATCGTGCAGGCGTTGCGCAAGACAGGCTGGAACGTCACTCGGGCCGCCAAGCTGCTAAGCTTGTCGCGGGACACGCTGCGCTACCGGATGGAAAAGTACCGGCTGTCGGCTGAGGAAAACTGACGGTATCGCCGCTTTGTTTTCTGCTCACAATGGGCCGGCGTTATCCCCCAACCTGGGGCCATTCCCCCAGACAGCCGGGGTATATCCCCCACCCCACTTCATTCTCTCCCTGCTTCATCACTGATAAATAAACGGCGTCTTCATTGAAAAACAAGCCATTAGCCTGATGGCTTTTGCCAGGTTGCATTTGGCACATGCCTTGCCATCACTCTATCAGACCTGACTGTTTCTCTGACTGCGAGTGAAATCCATCATGTATAGTCAAACAGTTTTTTATTAGTTAATATATAATGAAGAAATTAGCTCAATAAGGAGTATTGCAATGTCCAAGCCGTATAGTGAAGATTTAAGAACAAGAGTGATACAGAGTTACTTGAATGGTCTGTCGAAAATGGATATCGTTACGCTTTTCAAAATAGGGATGGATACTTTGAATCGTTGGATTCGTCAGTATTTGCAAACGGGGGATATTAAACCAAAAAAAAGGACTCAGTTTCGTGCAAGAAAATTCAGTGACTCTGATTTAACGGATTACATTAGAAACAATCCTTCGGTGACCCTCAAACAAATTGCAGAACATTTTTCGGTTAAACCCTCATCGGTTCAAGCAAGATTGAAAGCACTCAATATTACATATAAAAAAAACAATTTCTCTACGAAGAAAGGGATGAACAACAAAGAATGGAGTTTATTCAACAATTAGCGGCGAATGCATCCCGGGGAGATGATGCACAACAAATTGTTTATGTAGATGAATCTGGATTTCATAATAATGTAAGAAATGAATATGGCTGGAGTCCAAGAGGCGAAATTATTTTTGGTGAAAGGAAAAGCAGACCCACTGAAAAACTAAATTTATTGGGTGGACTACTCAACAATGAAATCATTGCGCCACTTGCCTATCAATCTTATACAGATACGGAGATATTTAATACTTGGCTTGAGAAATTCTTAATCCCTGAACTTCCAAAAAATTGTATTATCGTGATAGATAATGCTCGTTTTCACAAATCGGAAGAAACACGAGAAATCATTGAAGACAATGGCCACCAACTGTTGTTTTTGC is a window from the Gammaproteobacteria bacterium genome containing:
- a CDS encoding transposase, with amino-acid sequence MSKPYSEDLRTRVIQSYLNGLSKMDIVTLFKIGMDTLNRWIRQYLQTGDIKPKKRTQFRARKFSDSDLTDYIRNNPSVTLKQIAEHFSVKPSSVQARLKALNITYKKNNFSTKKGMNNKEWSLFNN
- a CDS encoding IS630 family transposase; amino-acid sequence: MEFIQQLAANASRGDDAQQIVYVDESGFHNNVRNEYGWSPRGEIIFGERKSRPTEKLNLLGGLLNNEIIAPLAYQSYTDTEIFNTWLEKFLIPELPKNCIIVIDNARFHKSEETREIIEDNGHQLLFLPPYSPDLNPIENYWALLKEKLRKIVTNFQNIFDALVAVFQTI